The genomic window TCGCGGGCGGAGGCAAACAGGTTACCGCTGTGCTCGCGCAGGTCCTTCTCATTGCGTTGCTGCAGACCGACTGCAAGGTTGCGGGTCACCATGTCGGCAATGCCGGGCGCGAGCTGGGCTAGCGACGAGCCAGCCACCGCCGGTTCTCCCGCGAAGATGTCGCGCACCGGATGCTGCGCCGCATGCAGGATCGCGTCGGCCACCACCCGCGGCGCATACACCGGGGGCGGCAGGTCGGGCTTCATGGCCAAGTAGTTGCGGGCATGCAGGGCCAGCATGCTGTTGACTGATGCCGGCTTGATCAGGGTGAAGGAAACTGGCTCGCCCGCATGCTGGCTTTCCATGCGTAACGCATTAATAAATCCCTTGACCGCATGCTTGGATGCGCAGTACATCCCCTGCAGCGGCACGCTTAGGTCCGACAGCATGCTGCCCACGGTGACGATGGCGCCGCCGTGCTCGCGCAGATGCTTCCTGGCGGTGAGCGCGCCATGCACTACGCCCCAGAAGTTGGTGTCGAACAGCCGCCGGTTCTCTTCCATCGTCGGCTGGTCGAGCAGGCCGAACAGGGAAACGCCGGCATTGTTGACCCAGGTATCGAACTGGCCGAAATGGGCCAGCGCGCGGTCGGCCACATGCTGGACCTCGGCTTCCAAGCCGACATCGGCGGCAACAGCTATCGCGTCATGCCCCTGCTGCCTGAACTCCTCGGTCAGGGTCTCCAGGGCCGAGGCGTCGCGCGACACCAGCACCAGCCGGGCGCCACGGCGGGCCGCGGCGCGGGCGGTGGCCAGGCCGATGCCGCTGCTGGCGCCGGTAATGACCATGACCTGTTGAGAAAGGGGTTTAAGTGACGGTCGCATCGATTGCTCCTGTTGGCGCCTCTTGGCCATGCATGAACACGGGCTGACTGCATCCCGGCGCCGTTGTTCCCCGCGCCTAGCCTGCCGTGAAGTAGAGCAGCACCGGCACCAGCAGGGCGCCGATCATGCCTGCCCGCATCAGCGTATGGGA from Noviherbaspirillum sp. L7-7A includes these protein-coding regions:
- a CDS encoding SDR family oxidoreductase, whose amino-acid sequence is MRPSLKPLSQQVMVITGASSGIGLATARAAARRGARLVLVSRDASALETLTEEFRQQGHDAIAVAADVGLEAEVQHVADRALAHFGQFDTWVNNAGVSLFGLLDQPTMEENRRLFDTNFWGVVHGALTARKHLREHGGAIVTVGSMLSDLSVPLQGMYCASKHAVKGFINALRMESQHAGEPVSFTLIKPASVNSMLALHARNYLAMKPDLPPPVYAPRVVADAILHAAQHPVRDIFAGEPAVAGSSLAQLAPGIADMVTRNLAVGLQQRNEKDLREHSGNLFASARDGSLQESEPRSGPTFRHSPYTEVVTHWTGPLDLLRMLTGR